One Rosa chinensis cultivar Old Blush chromosome 5, RchiOBHm-V2, whole genome shotgun sequence genomic region harbors:
- the LOC112201854 gene encoding bifunctional aspartokinase/homoserine dehydrogenase, protein MKKVISLILMGCGGVGRQLLQHIVSCRPLHAKQGIHLRVVGVSDSKSFVVAPDVSTMELADNSLLQLCRIKSDGSSLHTLAASGQVEVFTDSESTKKIIDVAALLGKSTGLALVDCSASSETIPLLTQAVDLGCCIVMANKKPLTSTMEDYDKLISHPRHIRHESTVGAGLPVISSLHRILSSGDPVCRIIGSLSGTLGYVMSEVEDGKPISEVVRSAKTLGYTEPDPRDDLSGMDVARKALILARLLGWRINLDDIKIECLYPKEMAPGVMSVEEFLGTGLLLLDKDIKERVSKASLSGNVLRYVCVIEASRCEVGIQELAKDSPLGRLRGSDNVLEIYSRCYNDQPLVIQGAGAGNDTTAAGVLADIIDIQDLFP, encoded by the exons ATGAAGAAGGTGATCTCCCTAATTCTGATGGGCTGCGGAGGCGTTGGCCGCCAGCTCCTCCAACACATCGTCTCCTGCCGACCCCTTCACGCCAAGCAG GGAATCCACCTGAGAGTTGTGGGAGTATCTGACAGTAAATCCTTCGTTGTTGCGCCTGACGTGTCGACTATGGAGTTGGCTGATAATTCTTTATTGCAACTTTGCCGGATCAAGTCCGATGGTTCTTCTCTGCACACGCTTGCCGCCTCTG GTCAAGTAGAGGTATTCACCGATTCTGAATCAACCAAAAAGATTATCGATGTTGCTGCACTCTTGGGTAAATCAACAG GTTTGGCTCTTGTAGATTGCTCTGCGAGTTCTGAGACTATTCCACTGCTCACCCAAGCGGTTGATTTGGGATGTTGCATTGTCATGGCAAACAAGAAGCCTCTTACTTCAACAATG GAGGATTATGACAAACTAATTTCACACCCACGTCACATACGTCATGAGTCAACT GTTGGTGCCGGCCTTCCTGTCATATCATCCTTGCATCGCATTCTTTCATCTGGAGATCCTGTCTGCCGCATTATTGGGAGTTTGAGTG GAACATTGGGGTATGTTATGAGTGAGGTCGAAGATGGAAAGCCAATTAGCGAAGTTGTGCGATCTGCTAAAACTCTGGGTTACACTGAACCAG ATCCACGTGATGACCTCAGTGGGATGGATGTTGCAAGAAAG GCTTTGATACTTGCTAGGCTTCTCGGTTGGCGTATTAATTTGGATGACATTAAG ATTGAGTGCTTGTATCCTAAAGAAATGGCACCCGGTGTAATGTCTGTGGAAGAATTTCTGGGAACTGGGCTACTATTGCTTGATAAAGATATCAAAGAGAGAGTCTCCAAAGCTTCTTTGAGTGGGAATGTGCTACGTTATGTCTGTGTGATTGAGGCCTCAAG GTGTGAAGTTGGCATTCAAGAGCTTGCAAAGGATTCTCCTTTAGGAAGACTGAGAGGAAGTGACAATGTG CTGGAGATTTACAGTAGATGTTATAATGACCAACCACTGGTCATTCAAGGAGCTGGAGCTGGCAATGATACTACTGCTGCTGGAGTCCTTGCTGATATCATTGATATTCAAGATTTATTTCCTTGA
- the LOC112167518 gene encoding (+)-neomenthol dehydrogenase, with protein sequence MTWIHLSVHSSYTDTPVTPFEVHRLEDHNPSFTATMGSIQGAERYAVVTGANKGIGFEVVRQLACRGIVVVLTARDEKRGREATAKLHHDHHLHANVVFHQLDVLDPLSVQSLANFIHDTFGRLDILVNNAGASGVLVVEEELKALNIDPTSWLSGQAVNTVQGAIKSTYEKAEECLNTNYYGVKRVTEALLPLLKLSTAGARIVNVSSLRSELKRIPSEAIRNELGNVEALTEEKVDAVLRRFLHDFKENSLEANGWTMMLPSYSISKATLNAYTRILAKKYPKMYVNCVHPGFVNTDLNWHTGTMTLQEGAAGPLKLALLPDGGPTGCYFYQTEVADF encoded by the exons ATGACTTGGATCCACTTATCAGTTCATAGTTCATACACGGATACACCCGTAACACCTTTTGAGGTCCACAGACTTGAAGACCATAATCCAAGCTTTACTGCAACAATGGGAAGCATTCAGGGAGCAGAGAG GTACGCGGTGGTTACCGGTGCGAACAAGGGTATCGGGTTTGAGGTAGTCCGGCAACTAGCGTGCCGAGGCATTGTGGTGGTGTTGACGGCGAGAGATGAGAAAAGGGGAAGGGAAGCCACAGCCAAGCTCCATCATGATCATCATCTTCATGCCAATGTAGTCTTCCATCAGCTTGATGTGTTGGATCCACTTAGCGTCCAGTCTTTGGCAAATTTCATACATGACACCTTTGGCAGGCTTGATATCTTG GTTAATAACGCTGGAGCTAGTGGAGTTTTGGTTGTTGAGGAAGAACTCAAAGCCCTGAACATTGATCCCACCTCTTGG CTTTCAGGTCAAGCAGTCAACACAGTTCAAGGTGCTATAAAATCAACTTACGAAAAGGCTGAGGAATGCTTGAACACCAATTACTATGGTGTCAAAAGAGTGACGGAGGCTCTTCTCCCACTCTTGAAACTCTCTACTGCAGGAGCAAGAATTGTCAATGTCTCATCTCTCAGGAGTGAACTAAAG AGGATTCCAAGTGAAGCGATAAGGAATGAACTTGGAAATGTAGAAGCATTGACAGAGGAGAAAGTGGATGCAGTTCTGAGAAGATTCCTGCatgatttcaaagaaaattCACTTGAAGCCAATGGATGGACAATGATGCTGCCTTCATATAGCATTTCAAAGGCAACCCTGAACGCCTACACAAGAATCCTTGCCAAGAAGTATCCCAAAATGTACGTCAACTGTGTGCATCCCGGTTTTGTCAACACCGATCTCAACTGGCATACTGGGACAATGACTCTGCAAGAGGGGGCGGCAGGTCCTCTCAAGTTGGCTCTTCTACCAGATGGAGGACCTACAGGCTGCTATTTCTATCAAACTGAAGTAGCAGACTTCTGA